One genomic segment of Pleurodeles waltl isolate 20211129_DDA chromosome 11, aPleWal1.hap1.20221129, whole genome shotgun sequence includes these proteins:
- the NPPC gene encoding C-type natriuretic peptide produces MHASHFVAWGLLLTALLCLDSEGKPLSQQKSLRTLLGDELSEFLGSGESGPDRGPKDAKSRSRLLRDLRMDTRSRAAWTRLLNDYPNPRKYKGIHKKGLSKGCFGLKLDRIGAMSGLGC; encoded by the exons ATGCACGCTTCACACTTTGTGGCCTGGGGACTCTTGCTGACGGCGCTGCTATGTTTGGACTCGGAGGGGAAGCCACTGTCCCAGCAGAAG tccctgcgcaccctcctgggtgacgaGCTGTCCGAGTTCCTGGGCTCCGGGGAGAGCGGGCCGGACCGGGGACCCAAGGACGCCAAGTCGCGGTCCCGGCTGCTGAGAGACCTCCGCATGGACACGCGCTCCAGAGCCGCCTGGACCAGGCTCCTCAATGACTACCCCAACCCCCGGAAGTACAAGGGCATTCACAAGAAGGGGCTGTCCAAGGGCTGCTTCGGACTCAAGCTGGACCGGATAGGGGCCATGAGTGGGCTCGGCTGCTAG